The following coding sequences are from one Gammaproteobacteria bacterium window:
- a CDS encoding biotin--[acetyl-CoA-carboxylase] ligase: MIDAHSLVRALNDGKPHAPDGLATRLGVPRSSIIHGIERLRSMDIEIIDTRGEGCYRLTRRLDLLDAKAIFQAIHERTRAVINAIEILPEVDSTSAYLMRAGAAGAAAGQVCLAERQTEGRGRRGRTWVSPFAANIYMSLLSRFERSIIKPGRLTTGIGVALAEALTSLGATEIALKWPNDVLWRQKKLGGVLVERAGDAGGEPYFVIGIGLNIRMPDRHAPKIDQPWTDLSIVMNGAAPSRNTVAARLLEAAIAELGLLEEDRAEDLERKWRIYDCNLGQPVELHTPQGCERGVAMGIDAAGRLLMSCGDTVRAFTCGEVSLRSGA; the protein is encoded by the coding sequence ATGATTGACGCGCACTCCCTTGTCCGCGCGCTGAACGACGGGAAGCCTCACGCGCCCGACGGTCTCGCCACGCGCTTAGGCGTGCCACGCAGCAGCATAATCCACGGCATTGAGCGCCTGCGGTCGATGGATATCGAGATAATAGATACGCGCGGAGAAGGTTGTTATCGTCTGACGCGCCGGCTCGATCTCCTAGACGCAAAAGCGATCTTTCAAGCCATCCACGAACGTACGCGCGCTGTGATCAATGCAATCGAAATACTGCCTGAAGTGGATTCAACCAGCGCATACCTGATGCGAGCGGGCGCCGCCGGCGCGGCCGCGGGCCAAGTGTGTCTGGCAGAGCGGCAGACCGAAGGTCGCGGCCGTCGCGGGCGAACTTGGGTGTCGCCATTCGCGGCTAATATATACATGTCATTGTTATCGCGGTTCGAACGATCGATTATCAAGCCGGGCCGCCTGACGACAGGCATCGGCGTTGCGTTGGCCGAAGCGTTAACCTCGTTGGGCGCCACAGAAATCGCGCTCAAATGGCCGAACGACGTGCTCTGGCGGCAAAAAAAACTCGGTGGCGTTCTGGTGGAACGGGCGGGCGATGCGGGCGGTGAGCCCTATTTCGTTATCGGCATTGGTCTCAACATTCGAATGCCGGATCGTCACGCGCCGAAGATCGATCAGCCGTGGACGGATCTCTCTATCGTCATGAACGGCGCCGCGCCTTCTCGAAACACCGTCGCCGCACGACTGCTGGAGGCGGCGATCGCTGAATTGGGACTACTTGAGGAAGATCGCGCGGAAGATCTTGAGCGGAAATGGCGCATTTATGACTGCAACCTCGGTCAACCGGTGGAGTTGCATACACCACAGGGCTGCGAGCGAGGTGTGGCGATGGGCATCGATGCGGCCGGCCGGTTGCTGATGAGTTGCGGCGATACCGTTCGCGCCTTCACCTGCGGCGAAGTCAGTTTGAGGTCTGGCGCATGA
- a CDS encoding lytic transglycosylase domain-containing protein, translating into MLAPALGVAWLLIGQVVSADYYIYKENDGTRWYTNLRMPNDSYTLIATVGRPTAATSCSGVTHTIMQQRASLHASVIEQYAQIYDVDARMIKAIISVESCFDRHAVSRVGAKGLMQLMPATAQSLGVYDVFDANDNMRGGIRYFSDMLSRFDKNTEFALAAYNAGPGAVEKYHGIPPYEETQKYVKRVLEYYDRYAESGQ; encoded by the coding sequence ATGCTGGCGCCCGCGTTAGGCGTCGCATGGCTGTTGATAGGGCAAGTCGTCAGCGCCGACTATTACATTTACAAGGAAAACGACGGCACGCGCTGGTACACGAATCTCCGCATGCCCAATGACTCCTATACTCTGATCGCCACGGTAGGCCGGCCCACGGCGGCGACGTCCTGCTCGGGCGTCACGCACACCATCATGCAGCAGCGCGCCTCCTTGCATGCTTCCGTAATCGAGCAATATGCACAAATCTATGACGTCGATGCGCGCATGATCAAGGCCATCATCAGCGTTGAATCGTGCTTTGATCGACATGCCGTGTCGCGCGTAGGGGCCAAGGGTCTGATGCAGCTCATGCCAGCAACGGCGCAGTCGCTCGGGGTATACGATGTGTTCGACGCTAATGACAATATGCGTGGCGGCATTCGTTACTTCAGCGATATGTTATCGCGCTTTGACAAAAACACTGAGTTCGCGCTCGCCGCCTACAATGCGGGTCCCGGCGCGGTCGAGAAATATCACGGCATACCGCCCTACGAGGAGACGCAGAAATACGTAAAGCGAGTGCTTGAGTATTACGACCGTTATGCGGAATCGGGCCAGTGA